DNA from Thermococcus argininiproducens:
CAATATAAGTATCGAAAGTAGCGGGGATCTGATAAAGACTCCTGCCGTGGAAGGCATGCCTTCTAAATGGGGAGAAATCAGTGGGAACACCATTGAAATTTTAAGTGATGTGAAACTCTATAATCCAAATCCATTCCCACTCCCCCTATTTGGAATCAAGTATACAATAGACGCCAATGATTATTCAGTGGCCCAAGGAGAACTTCTAGAGCATGTTACAATCCCAGCCAATGGTAGAGAAACTGCCAAGATAAGAACAGTGATCGACACAGATATCTTACCAAAAGTGATCGCAGAACATATAAAAAGAGGAGAAAGAAGCAAGTTAGCCCTAAAATTATCGTTAAATGTTAATGTATTTAGCAGAGAAATTACCCTTGATCTGCCAACAGTTGAAAAAACCGTTGAAACAAATATTGTAGAAGGGCTAAATTGGGCGCTTTCAGGATAAACATTTAAACTTTCCTCTATATTTCTTTCTGGAGGTGATAACTATGAATATGCTCGAAGTTCACAATCATCTAAATAAAATTTGGGGCGAGATTTTTAGATTGAATGAAGAACTCAGGGAGAAAC
Protein-coding regions in this window:
- a CDS encoding LEA type 2 family protein, producing MVEVGILGKVLAVISLLIVLWGLYLGYAFLTLTPQISGAWGYVDEKSIELDISVYFGKPLPISGGIEEAELYWAGIKVGTLKDLKIGFFKDSARGVLILNSKEIVEALKQHIKNGEKSEVEIRVRGSIFGLPFLRGSFSQPIETDLLSYISNISIESSGDLIKTPAVEGMPSKWGEISGNTIEILSDVKLYNPNPFPLPLFGIKYTIDANDYSVAQGELLEHVTIPANGRETAKIRTVIDTDILPKVIAEHIKRGERSKLALKLSLNVNVFSREITLDLPTVEKTVETNIVEGLNWALSG